From Nocardia sp. NBC_00416:
CCCTGACGGAGCTGGTTACCACCCACCAGGCACCGGTCTACGTCGTCCATTTCACCCAGGCCGCCGCGCTGGAGCGGGCGCAGGCGCTGACCAGCGCGAACTTCGCCAGCCGCGCCGAAAAGGACGCCATTGCCGAGGCATTGGGCGGGTTCCGGTTCTCGTCGGGATTCGGCAAGACCCTGTCCCGGCTGATCCGGCACGGAATCGGGGTGCACCACGCGGGGATGCTGCCCAAATACCGCCGGCTCGTGGAACGTCTGGCCCAGGACGGACTACTGAAGGTGGTGTGCGGTACCGACACTCTGGGCGTCGGTATCAATGTCCCGATCCGCACGGTGCTGTTGACCGGGCTCACCAAGTTCGACGGCGTCCGCACCCGCCGGCTGAAGGCCCGTGAGTTCCACCAGATCGCCGGACGCGCCGGTCGGGCCGGGTACGACACCATGGGCACAGTGGTGGTGCAGGCGCCCGAACACGAGGTGGAGAACACCCGGCTGCTGGCCAAGGCCGGCAACGATCCCAAGAAGATGCGGAAGGTGCAGCGGCGCAAACCACCCGAGGGGTTCGTCTCGTGGAGCGAGGAGACCTTCGACCGGCTGGTGGCGGCCGCACCCGAGCCGATGGTGTCACGATTCGCGGTGACCAACGCGATGCTGCTGAACGTGATCGCGCGCCCCGGCAACTGTTTCCAGGCGATGCGGCATCTACTGGAGGACAATCACGAGCCGCGCCCGGCGCAGCGTCGTCATATTCTGCGCGCCGTCCGACTCTATCGAGCACTGCGGGACGCCGGTGTCGTACAGCAACTGGCCGAACCCGATGAGCAGGGCCGGTACGCCCGGCTCACCGTGGATCTACAGCGTGATTTCGCCCTGGATCAGCCGCTGTCGCCGTTCGCGCTCGCCGCGTTCGAGTTGCTCGACAGCGATTCGCCCGGATACGCGCTCGATATGGTGTCGCTGATCGAGGCAACGCTGGAGGATCCCCGGCAGCTGCTGATGGCCCAGCAGCACAAGGCGCGCGGCGAGGCCGTGGCCGAGATGAAGGCCGAAGGTATCGAGTACGACCAGCGGATGGAACTGCTCGAGGACATCACCTGGCCCAAACCGCTGGCCGAACTGATCGAGGGCGCCTACGAGACGTACCGGTCGGGGCATCCGTGGCTGTCGGAATTCGCGCCCTCACCGAAATCGGTGGTCCGCGACATGGTCGAACGGGCCATGACCTTCACCGAACTGATCGCCTACTACGAGCTGGCGCGCTCGGAGGGCGTGGTGTTGCGCTACCTGGCCGACGCCTATCGCGCGCTGCGCCGCACCGTCCCCGACGCGGCCCGCACCGAGGAGCTCGACGATCTCACCGAATGGCTCGGGGAACTCGTCCGGCAGGTGGATTCCAGTCTGCTCGACGAATGGGAGCAACTCACCGGAGCCGGCGCGGAGAGCGATGCCGAACAGATCGCGTTCGGAGGTGAGAGCGTGCGGCCCATCTCGGCCAACGAGCGCGCGTTCCGGGTAATGGTCCGCAACGCGGTGTTCCGCCGCGTCGAACTCGCCTCGCGGCACCGCTGGTACGAGCTGACCGAACTGTCTCCGGGCCCGGACTGGGAGAACGACCTCGCCCCGTACTTCGCCGAATACGCGAGTATCGGCACCGGCCCCGATGCTCGCGGACCACAGCTGTTCAGGGTGGAGACCCGGCCCGGGTTCTGGCAGGTGCGCCAGGTGCTCGACGATCCGGCCGGCGACCATGGATGGGCGATGATCGCGACCGTGGATCTGGCCGAATCGGATGCGGCCGGTGAAGTGGTGTTCGACGAAGTCTCGGTGGTGGCGGGTTGATCGGCGCCACCGGTGACGAGTGAGGCGGGGATAGTGGCGGCGGAATTCACCGGCCGGCATGTGCTGGCCGAGTTCGGCGGGGTCGACCGCGCGCTCTGCGACGATATCGGCCGGTTGGAAGCCGCGTTGCGCCATGCGCTGACGACCGCGGGTGTCACGGTGTGCGAGGTGGTCGGCAAACAGTTCGTTCCGCACGGGGTGACGGTGCTGGCGCTGCTGGCCGAATCGCACGCCTCCCTGCACACCTACCCGGAGACCGGGGATATCTTCGTCGATGTGTTCACCTGCGGAACCGCGGCCGACCGCGCCGGGGTGGTGGCCGAGCTGCTGTGCGCCGCGCTCGTGCCGGAGCATGTCCGGATCTCGACGGTGGTGCGCGGCCGGGCCGCGGCGGGCGCCTGAGCCGATACTCCGACGACAGCGGTGCGGATCATGCGAGGGCGGCCGCGATCAGCATGTACGCCATCCCGAGGTCCATGATCAAGTGCGGCAGTATCGCGATCGGTACGGCGCGGCCGGAGATCGGTGGGGCCGGATGCGCCGACCACCAGTGCCCCCGGTGGCCGCGGGCGGTGGCGATGACCACGGCCGCGTCCACCACGAACAGTGCCGCGAAAGCGAGCACCACGGCCGCACCGGGCCCGCCCGTGTGCCCGGCGCCGGAATGCCCCGACATGGTGACGAGCATTACCCCGGCCGCAGCGAGGTGATATCCGATCGCCGCCACCCGGTGCCCCGGCCGCCCCTGGGGGCCGCGATACCGCCGCGCCAGCCGATCGACCAGCAGGAGCGTGAACACCAGGGTCATCGCGAGTAGCACCCCGTGGAGTGCGTGGGCGCTCACCTGGTCCGGGAACAGCACCATCACCAGCATCACCCCGCACATCAGCAGGTGTGCCGCGTCGGATTCGTGGTCGGCGCCGGCGGGAGTGCATCCCCCGGCGCCACCGTGATCGCCCGCCGGGATCGGCTCCGCGGCCGTCACTCGTGCCAGCACCACCAGGGCCGAGACCACGAACACCGCCGCCACCAGGGCCCGGACGCCCGCCTGGTCCAATACGAATCCGGCCATGCCGCACCGCCTTTCGCGGATAACACGCAACGCAACCATATTCGCACGACACCCCGGGCCCCGTGCCCGTTCGATCGGCGGGATACCGTGCCGACCGCGGCGAATCGGCCTCACTCGTCGCACGCCCCGCCTGGCCGGTCCGGGCCGCGACCGGGTTGTGCGGCGGGTTTGGATAGGCTGGTCGACGCAATGACCAGGACCGCAGTCACGCACCGGGAGCTCCGCGACCGGTTGGCATCCCTCACCCTCCGCGACGAACACCGGCTGCACCGGCAGCTGGATCGAGTACGCGGCGGCGACCTCACCCGAGTCGAGTCCGAGATCACGGCCGCCGAAGCACGGATCGCGGCCCGTCACGCCGCGCTACCGGTGATCACCTATCCGGAACAGCTGCCGGTGACCGCTCGCCGCGACGATATCGCCGCAGCCATCGCCGCCCATCAGGTGGTGGTCGTGGCCGGCGAGACCGGGTCCGGCAAGACCACCCAGATTCCGAAGATCTGTCTGGAGCTGGGCCGGGGCATCCGGGGTGCGATCGGCCACACCCAGCCGCGGCGGCTCGCGGCGCGCACCGTCGCCGAACGAATCGCCGCGGAGTTGGACACCGAACTGGGCGACACGATCGGTTACACGGTCCGGTTCACCGATCATGCCGCCGAACACACCCTGGTCAAGCTGATGACCGATGGCATCCTCCTCGCGGAGATCCAGCGGGACCGGTTGCTGCGCGCCTACGACACGATCATCATCGACGAGGCCCACGAGCGCAGTCTCAATATCGACTTCCTGCTCGGCTATCTGAAGCAGCTGCTGCCCCGACGGCCGGATCTGAAGATCATCATCACCTCGGCGACCATCGATCCGGAGCTGTTCGCGCGGCATTTCGCCGACGCGTCGGGCACGCCGGCGCCGATCGTGGAAGTCTCGGGCCGGTCGTATCCGGTGGAGGTCCGGTACCGGCCGCTGGCCCTGCCCGCCCCGGCGGCGGAGGACGAGGAGGAAGAACACCGGCCGGTGGACCGGGATCCGGTCGATGCGATCTGCGCGGCGGTGACCGAACTGTTCGCCGAGGGCGACGGGGATGTCCTGGTGTTCCTGTCCGGTGAGCGGGAGATCCGCGATACCGCCGATGCCCTCAACGATCTGAAGCTGTCGCGTACCGAGATCCTGCCGCTGTACGCGCGACTGTCGGCGGCCGAACAGCACCGGGTGTTCGCCGCGCACACCGGCCGTCGGGTCGTGCTGGCCACCAATGTCGCCGAGACCTCGCTGACGGTGCCCGGGATCCGGTATGTCGTCGACCCCGGGACCGCTCGGATCTCACGCTATTCGATGCGCACGAAGGTGCAGCGCCTGCCGATCGAATCGATCTCGCAGGCCTCGGCCCGGCAGCGGGCGGGCCGCTGCGGCCGCGTCGCGGACGGTATCTGTATCCGCCTGTACTCCGAGGACGATTTCGAGTCCCGGCCGGTGTTCACCGATCCGGAGATATTGCGCACCAATCTCGCCGCGGTCATCCTGCAGATGACCGCGCTCGGGCTCGGCGAGATCGAACGATTCCCTTTCGTCGAGGCCCCCGACAACCGCGCGGTCCGCGACGGTGTCGCCCTGCTCGAAGAACTGGGCGCACTGGCCCGCCGCGCGCCGGAGCAGCGCGTCTCCGAGAGTGCGACGCCGGCGGACCAGGATTCGGGAACCGCCGACTCCGGCGCGGATTCCGCGGAGCAGGGAGCTTCGGGGGCGGTCCGTTCCAGTGGGTCCGGCCGGCCGTCCACCTCCGGCCCTGTACTCACGCCGACGGGCCGGGAGATGGCGCGGCTTCCGGTGGATCCACGGATGGGTCGAATGCTGGTCGAGGCCCATCGCACCGGCTGCCTGGCCGATGTGCTGGTGATCGTGGCCGCGTTGTCCATCCAGGATGTCCGGGAGCGGCCCGCCGACCACCAGCAGGCCGCCGACGCGCAGCACGCCCGTTTCCTCGTGCCGAACTCCGATTTCCTGGCCTACCTGCGGTTGTGGGAGTACCTCACCGGGCAGCGCCGGACGCTGTCGGCCAACCGGTTCCGCCGGATGTGCCGGGAGGAGTTCCTGCACTATCTGCGGATCCGGGAATGGCAGGATCTCTACGGCCAGCTGCGCACCATCACCAAGGGAATGGGCTGGTCGCTGCACGGCGTCACGACCGGTTCGGCGGCGCGGGACGAATCCGGGCCGGCCGCACAGCCCGCGAGACCCGCGGAGTCCCGTCGGCGGCGCGGCGGCGCGAAACCGGAACAGGACCGGCCCGGCACCGAACGGGCCGTGAGCGCCGCCGCGGCGCCCGGGCCACGGCCGGTCGAGGAGATGACGCCGGACACCGATCCGTGGGACGCGAATGCCATCCATCAGGCGCTGCTGTCGGGCATGCTGTCGCATATCGGGGTACGCGAGGCCGAATCCCGTGAGTTCCTGGGCGCACGCAACGCGAAGTTCATGGTCTTTCCGGGGTCGGCGCTGGCCAAGAAGCCGCCGCGCTGGGTGATGGCGGCCGAACTGGTGGAGACTTCACGCCTGTGGGGCCGGATCGCCGCCCGAGTGGAACCGGAATGGGCCGAGCACCTCGCCGGCGATCTGGCGAAACGTATCTACTCCGAACCTCATTGGTCGTCGAAACGCGGCGCCGCGCGCGCCTATGAGCGCGTCACCCTCTACGGCGTCCCACTGGTGACCGGAAGACCCGTCGACTACGGCCGGATCGACCCGGAGGTCTCCCGGGAGTTGTTCTTGCGCCATGCCCTGGTCCAGGGCGAATGGCAGACCCGGCACGAGTTCTTCCACCGTAATCGCGCACTGCTCGACGATATCGCCGACCTCGAGCACCGGGCCCGGCGCCGCGATATCCTCGTCGACGACGAGGTTCTGTTCGAGTTCTACGATCGCCGGGTGCCGGCCGATATCGTCTCGGTCCGGCATTTCGACAGCTGGTGGAAAACGGCCGCCCGCCAGGATCCCCATCAGCTCGATTTCACCACCGATACCGTGGTCAACGAAGGCGCGGATCGACTGGACCCCACGGCCTTCCCGGACGTCTGGCGCCAGGGCGAGCTGTCGTTTCCGCTGACCTACCAGTTCGAACCGGGGCAGGCCGACGACGGGGTCACGGTGCGCATCCCGGTGGCCCAGCTGGCCCATGTCCGGGCGGTCGGGTTCGACTGGCTGGTCCCCGGTATGCGTGCGGAACTGGGCGCCGCACTGATCAAAACCCTGCCCAAACAGTTGCGCCGCAGCGTCGTCCCCGCACCGGATTTCGCCACCGCCGCGCTGGCCGCCCTCACCCCGCGCGCCGAACCGCTGCGCACCGGGCTGGCCCGCGAACTCACCCGGCTCGCCGCCACGCCGATCACGCCCGGCGATCTGGATCCGGCCGCCCTTCCCGAACATCTCCGGATGACCTTCGCCGCCACCGACTCCGACGGGCGGATGCTGGCCACCAGCAAGAGCCTGGCACAGTTGCGCACCCGGCTGGCCGACCAGGTGTCGGCCTCGGTGGCCGCCGCGACGGCAGGCGCCGAACGAGCGCCTGCCACCGTGTGGACCTCGGAATCCCTCGGCACCCTGGACTCGACCGTGCGCCGGGAGGTCGGCGGCCAGACCATCACGGGATACCCCGCTCTCGTCCCGGAGGCCGAGGGGGTCGCCGTCCGAGTGCTCAAGACACCCACCGAGCAGGCACGAGCGATGCGCGCCGGAACCCGCGCACTGGTGTTGAACGCGATCCCCACCTCGGTGCGCGGCGTGACCGCCGGCCTGTCGCCGGCCGACCGGCTGGTGCTCAGCCAGAATCCCTATGGTTCGGTGGACGCGCTGGTCGAGGACTGCCGGGCCGCTGCGGCCGACCAGCTCATCGGGGCCGCGGGCGGACCGGTACGCGACCCGGCGCAGTTCGACCGCCTGCTCTCCGCGCTGCGCCCGAAACTCAACGATGTGGTCACCCGGATCATCAGGTTGGTCGTCCCGGTGCTCACCACAGCGCATCAGGTCTCGACGGCGCTGGACGGGGTCCGGGAGACCGATATCGCCGAGGATGTGCGGGAACAACTGGCGGATCTGCTGTTCGACGGCTTCGTCTCCGAATGGGGACCGGTCCGGCTCCGCGAACTGCCCCGGTATCTACGTGCGGCCGGTGTCCGGCTCGCCGCATTGCCCGGTTCGGCGGTCCGGGACAGGCAGGCCATGGCGGAGGTCGATACCGCACTGGCCGCCTACGATCAGCTGCTCGCGCGGCTGCCGGAAGCTCGGCGGCGTGCGCCCGAGGTCAGCGAGATCTGGTGGATGATCCAGGAATTGCGGGTGAGTCTGTTCGCCCAGAAGCTGGGCACTCCGTATCCGGTGTCGGCGAAACGGATCCAGAAGGCGATCGCGGCCGTCCGCCGCTGACCCGCGGCGCACCGGTCTCCCCGGTAACGCGCGTCCGCATCTCGCGGTCGCGGCCGCCGCGCGGATCCGTGCGGTATCAGTCTCCCGCGACGACCGCCTCGCGGGCCGCCCGCATATCCCGGATCTCGCGTTCGAAATCCTCGGCGGAAGTGAAGGATCGATAGACCGAGGCGAAACGCAGATACGCCACCTCGTCCAGTTCGCGTAGCGGCCCGAGAATCGCCAGCCCGACCTCATGACTCGGCACTTCCGGCGCCCCCTTGGCCCGTACCGCGTCCTCCACCTGCTGCGCGAGCAGGTTCAGCGCGTCGTCGTCGACCTCGCGCCCCTGGCAGGCACGACGCACCCCGCGGATGACCTTCTCCCGGCTGAACGGCTCGGTGACACCGCTGCGTTTGACCACTGACAGGATCGCCGTCTCCACCGTGGTGAACCGGCGGCTGCATTCCGGGCACGCCCGTCTGCGGCGAATGGCGGCGCCCTCGTCGGCCAGTCGCGAGTCGACGACCCGGGAGTCGGGGTGTCGGCAGTACGGGCAGTGCATCCGGGGTCCTTCGTCGCTGCGGACGCTCGCGGCCGAACCGGCGCCGGTCGCAGATCCGGCGAGCGCGGGTACCGGGTGGGTTCCCGGTAGCGGGTGGGCCGGTGGCGGGCACCGGACCGTATGCATAACACATCGAGGATACCGGCACGGGGTGTGCGATGGTTCCCCTCACCCCGGATCCGGATGCGCGCGCCGCCGCCACGCTATCGGGATCCGGGCGTATCGGCAGCCGGATCGGGCACCGCCGCGGCGGGCAGCGGCGACGGAATCGGCTGGGGCGCCGGGTCCGGAGCCCGCAGATGTGCCAGCGCGAGGAAGGCGACCACCACCATCGCGGTGATCACGGCGGTCAGCGCGGTCGCGGCATAACCGGCGCGAGCTCGCTCGACCAGATCGCCGGGGACCGGTGGCCGGGGCAATGGACGGACGGCGGGACCGCGCCGCGGAACGGAAGCGGGCGCCCGGCCGACCAAGCGGTGACCGTCCGCCCTGCCCCGCCGCGGCAGCGCGGAACAGGGGCGGGGCGGGTGATCGCGCCGGGTGTCCGGCGCCGGCAACCCGCCGTCGGCCGGGACTTCTGTTCCGGTCTCCCCCGGCGGGATCGGAACAGGAAGAGCCCGGGCGGCGGCGTCTTCCCACATGCCGGGGCCGGACACGCTGGTGATGGTGGTGTTCATCGGATAGACCTCCATGCTGGTCGCTCGCGGAACCAAGTGCGGCATTCGATCAAATGTTCGACGAACTGATGTTCGATTTTTACCACGCGAGAGGGATAATGTCAGTAGCGACACCGGACATACCTCGAACAGATGTTTGATAGATCGGATAGCGCGGACTAGATTCACTGCGACATCAAACTTCGGGCACAGCCGGTCCGGGCCGTCTGCCGGAACGGCGGACACCGGGCCGGAGACCGACGAGAAAGGGCGGTTGTGGTGAGCCAGACAGATGACACGGGTGCCGGGCCCGGCCCCGGCACCGTACCGGCGACAACCGGGGTGGATCTCACCGCGCGTCAGCGCAAGGTGCTCGAGGTCATCCGCTCCTCGGTGAGCCTGCGCGGCTATCCGCCCAGCATTCGCGAGATCGGGGACGCGGTGGGCCTGAACTCGACCTCCTCCGTCGCGCACCAGTTGCGCACCCTGGAACGCAAGGGGTATCTGCGCCGCGACCCCAATCGCCCACGCGCCGTGGATGTGCGCGGCATGGACGAGGCCGTCCGGTCGGTGACCACCCTGACTCCCGCCGACGCCCGGCAGCCCGCGGTGGCCGCCGACGGCACCGATCAGCCGATTCCTACCTATGTGCCGGTGCTCGGGCGTATCGCGGCCGGTGGCCCGATCCTGGCCGAACAGGCGGTGGAGGATGTTTTCCCGCTGCCCCGCGAACTGGTCGGTGAGGGTTCGCTGTTCCTGCTGAAGGTGGTCGGTGAATCCATGGTCGACGCGGCCATCTGCGATGGCGACTGGGTGGTCGTCCGGCAGCAGAACGTCGCCGACAACGGCGATATCGTCGCGGCCATGCTCGACGGCGAGGCGACCGTCAAAACGTTCAAACGCAGCGGTAAGGATGTCTGGCTGATGCCGCACAATCCGCACTTCGAGCCGATCCCGGGCAATGACGCGCGCATCCTCGGCAAAGTCGTCACCGTAATCCGCAAGATCTGAACCGCGCGCCCGCGCACAGGAATGCGCGAGTAGCCGTGCGGTCCGGCCGCGCGGCTTCCCGGCGGCGGAATCGAGGTGATCGGATGGGATTCCACGACTTCGCGACCGCACGTCCGCGGGCCGCGCTCGACAGGCCGGCGACGCCGGATCTGGTCTGGTACGCGGCCTACGGATCCAATGCGAACCCGGCCCGCCTGACCTGCTATCTCACCGGGACCGGCCCGTCCGGCGCCGCGCGCGCGGCGCCCACCTCGCCGCGGGCAGCCGCATCCGGCCGACGCGGCTGCCGCGATCGCACACCACCGGCGTACTCGATAGGTCTCGTGCTTCCCGGGTTGCTGTACTTCGCCACGGAATCGGCGATCTGGACCGGCGGCCGCGCCTTCTATGATCCGGCCGCTCCCGCCGAGACGCCGGTCCACGCCTATCTGCTCACCCGGGGGCAGTTCAGCGATATCGCCGCCCAGGAGATGTACCGCCCGGCGGGAATCGATCTCGACCTCACCGAAGCCGTGCGCACCGGCCGCTCCCGGCTCGGTCCGGGCCGCTACGAAACCCTTGTCTGCCCCGGCACATACGCGGGCCTGCCGATCGTGACCTGCACCGCCGCGTGGCGCTGGCGCGATATCGGCGGTAACTCCCCGGCCACGGCCTATCTCCGCCATATCGCGACGGGTCTGCGCGCGGCCCATCAGTGGTCGATCGGTGAGACAGCCGTCTATCTCGCCAGTCGTCCGGGCGCCGACGGCCGGTGGACCGCCGACACCGTGGCGGCGCTGCTCACGGCCCCGCCTGCAACGCCACCGAGATCGCCTGGGCTCCCGCGCGAATGACCTCGATATAGCGCCACCTGTCCTCCGGGCCCGCCGCCGCACGCAGCGGCCCCAATTGGACCTCGAAGGGCACCTGGTCACCGCAGAACACCGGCGCGGACACATAGCTGAGCGGCAAGGGGGTCCGGGTTCCTACATCGGTCTCGGTATACGCCCGGGCAGTCAACCGCCCCAGCTGGCGTAATACCTTGGCCCGGAGCGCGGGTTGCAGTAGTTCGGCTCCGAGAGCGCCGAGCAGTTCGGCGAGTACATCGACGAGTCCCGCGTCATCGGCCTCCGGGCGGAACATCGCGAAACCGTGCGCCGTGACGAAGTCGAGCAGTTCCCTCGGTCCCGAGCGCGCACCGGCCGTACCCAGCCAGCGTTCCCGTTCCGCGGGTGCCCGCCACGGCATCACCGACGCACCGGCCGGATAGACGACCGGGATCGATTGCCCCACCGACAAGCCTGGAACGATCCGGTCGCCCGCGTACTGTTTGGCGACGATCGTGAGGCGATCGTCGGCGATCCGGCTCAGGGTGGCCCCGCACCCGGCGGCGTCGGCCAGGGCCGCCAATTCGGCGCCGACCGCGACAGCCGACGCGGGTTCGGCGGCCGACAACCGGGCCAGGGCCGGCCCGCGCCGGTAGGCCAGGCTCGCGTCACGGATCACCCACTGGGCCGCGCACAATTCGTTGAGAACCGCGGTCACCGTCGCCCGGGCCAGCGACAGGTGTTCGACGATCTCCGAAACGGTGAGCGCCCGATCGGATTCCGCGAGTAGTTCGACCACCGACACCACGCGGCGTGTCGGCGGGGACCCGGCAGTCGCCATCTCCCGCTGCTCCCTTGTCGCCCGGTGACCCGGGATCTACACTGCATCGACTATTCGTTAACTGAACGTCGACTATTCGTCACCAGCGTACGTCAGGAGAATCCATGATTCTGGACCGGTTCCGTCTCGACGACCGGGTCGCCATCGTGACCGGCGCGGGACGCGGGCTCGGTGCGGCGATCGCCCTCGGTTTCGCCGAGGCGGGGGCCGACGTCGTGATCGCCGCCCGCACCGAATCCGATCTGACCACCGTCGCCGAACAGGTGCGCGCGGCAGGCCGCCGGGCCCATATCGTCACCGCCGATCTCGCCGACCCACAGTCCTGCGCCGCACTCGCGCAGACCGCGGCGGCGGAATTCGGCCGGCTCGACATCGTCGTGAACAATGTCGGCGGGGCGATGCCCACACCATTGCTGGACACCACTCCCGATGCGCTGACCAGGGCGTTCGACTTCAATGTCGCCAACGCCCACGCCTTGGTCAGGGCGGCCGTCCCGATCATGCTGGAGACCGCCGCCGGCGGTTCGATCATCAATGTCACCTCGACCATGGGCCGGTTGCCGGGCCGGGCATTCGCCGCTTACGGCACCGCCAAGGCGGCGCTCGCGCACTACACCCGACTGGCCGCCATGGACCTGTGCCCACGGATCCGGGTGAACGCCATCGCGCCGGGGTCCATCGCGACCTCCGCTCTCGAGATCGTCGCGACCGACGAGAACCTGCGCGGTGCCCTGGAACGGGCGACACCGCTGCGCCGGATCGGCGATCCGGCCGATATCGCGGCCACCGCTCTGTTCCTGGCCTCCCCGGCCGGCGGCTACCTGACCGGGAAGGTGATCGAGACCGACGGTGGTCTGATCGCCCCGAATCTCGATATCCCGATCCCCGATCTGTGAGGAGAATCCCGTGACCTGTCGCGTAGTGCACTGGGGCACCGGAAATGTCGGCACCCACGCCCTGGCCGGAATCATCGACGACCCTCGGCTCGAACTGGTCGGCGTGAAGGTGTCCAGCAGCGCGAAGGAGGGCCGCGACGCCGGTGAACTGGCCGGACTCGAGCTGCGCACCGGCGTGGTGGCCACCACCGATTCGGCTGCCCTGCTCGCCCTGGCACCGGACTGCGTGGTGTACACCGCGATGACCGACAACCGCCTGGTCGAGGCGCTCGAGGAGCTACGGACCATACTGGCCGCCGGAATCAATATCGCCGCCAGCGCCCCCGTTTTCCTG
This genomic window contains:
- a CDS encoding helix-turn-helix domain-containing protein, whose translation is MATAGSPPTRRVVSVVELLAESDRALTVSEIVEHLSLARATVTAVLNELCAAQWVIRDASLAYRRGPALARLSAAEPASAVAVGAELAALADAAGCGATLSRIADDRLTIVAKQYAGDRIVPGLSVGQSIPVVYPAGASVMPWRAPAERERWLGTAGARSGPRELLDFVTAHGFAMFRPEADDAGLVDVLAELLGALGAELLQPALRAKVLRQLGRLTARAYTETDVGTRTPLPLSYVSAPVFCGDQVPFEVQLGPLRAAAGPEDRWRYIEVIRAGAQAISVALQAGP
- a CDS encoding SDR family oxidoreductase translates to MILDRFRLDDRVAIVTGAGRGLGAAIALGFAEAGADVVIAARTESDLTTVAEQVRAAGRRAHIVTADLADPQSCAALAQTAAAEFGRLDIVVNNVGGAMPTPLLDTTPDALTRAFDFNVANAHALVRAAVPIMLETAAGGSIINVTSTMGRLPGRAFAAYGTAKAALAHYTRLAAMDLCPRIRVNAIAPGSIATSALEIVATDENLRGALERATPLRRIGDPADIAATALFLASPAGGYLTGKVIETDGGLIAPNLDIPIPDL